One window of uncultured Trichococcus sp. genomic DNA carries:
- a CDS encoding thioredoxin family protein produces the protein MEIKILGTGCKNCVNLAKNTEEALKELGMEATITKVTDMKDIAKYGIMRTPGLVIDEKVVSYGKVASTKEIAEFLKK, from the coding sequence ATGGAAATCAAAATTTTGGGTACGGGCTGCAAAAATTGCGTGAATTTAGCCAAAAACACGGAAGAGGCTTTGAAGGAACTGGGGATGGAAGCGACCATCACGAAAGTGACCGACATGAAGGACATCGCCAAGTACGGAATCATGCGCACACCGGGATTGGTCATCGACGAGAAAGTCGTGTCCTATGGTAAAGTCGCCAGTACGAAAGAAATCGCAGAATTTCTAAAAAAATAA
- a CDS encoding arsenic metallochaperone ArsD family protein, whose protein sequence is MTNITIFEPETSSSLFSSQDAMRIAAVMEALEGLENYEALLFNLTDDADQFALNKSVNEKIEAEGNSVLPITVVDGAIVKSGSYPTNDEITSYIGVRFIEETEGSCGCGGCGCGGSEESSEAEEKTDCCGGHGQGGCGCGGHGHHHHEEAATASEGSCGCGNGGCC, encoded by the coding sequence ATGACGAATATCACTATTTTTGAACCGGAAACAAGCAGCAGCTTGTTCAGCAGCCAAGATGCCATGCGCATTGCAGCAGTAATGGAAGCCTTGGAGGGATTGGAGAATTACGAGGCATTGCTTTTCAATCTGACGGATGATGCAGATCAGTTCGCGCTCAACAAGTCCGTAAACGAAAAAATCGAGGCGGAAGGGAATAGCGTGTTGCCGATCACTGTTGTGGATGGGGCAATTGTGAAAAGCGGAAGCTATCCGACCAATGATGAAATCACCAGCTACATCGGCGTCCGCTTCATTGAAGAGACGGAAGGATCTTGTGGGTGCGGAGGCTGTGGTTGTGGCGGTTCGGAGGAATCTTCTGAGGCCGAAGAAAAGACCGATTGCTGTGGCGGACATGGTCAGGGTGGCTGCGGTTGCGGCGGACATGGACACCACCATCATGAGGAAGCTGCAACAGCAAGTGAAGGCTCATGCGGTTGTGGGAATGGCGGCTGTTGCTAA
- a CDS encoding serine hydrolase domain-containing protein, translated as MYPETRNKIAEMLKDAVFPGVSYTFIDKDKTETRLIGSAAILPERESLREGMLYDVASLTKVIVTTTLLLQLHEEGKISFEDPVQDYLPAFPSGAVTIRQLLTHTSDLKGYIKNRDALSAEQLAAALIALEPAENLGKKVVYTDTGLILAGFIIEKLTGKTVAENFEKRIKQPLAMTESSYDPTEPMRCVPTQNHPTRGVIRGMVHDPKALVLGGHCGSAGLFAPMQDLIRFSQMMLHFGEWEGQRILRKETVQALLRDWGSVPGQPRSLGWNLFHEGDDFVLWHTGYTGTFMILDPTRQKGFLLLSNRVHLQDHRPEWIAVRDELISVYLKESAEEKEK; from the coding sequence ATGTATCCAGAAACCCGAAATAAAATCGCCGAGATGCTGAAAGATGCTGTTTTCCCCGGAGTGAGCTACACCTTCATCGATAAGGATAAAACGGAAACCCGGCTGATCGGATCGGCGGCGATCCTTCCTGAGCGGGAAAGCTTACGGGAGGGTATGCTCTATGATGTGGCGTCTTTGACGAAAGTAATCGTCACAACAACACTGCTGCTGCAACTTCATGAGGAAGGGAAAATCAGCTTCGAAGATCCGGTGCAGGACTATCTGCCGGCATTCCCTTCTGGTGCGGTAACGATCCGGCAGCTGCTGACGCACACGTCCGATCTGAAAGGCTACATCAAAAATCGTGATGCGCTGTCGGCCGAACAACTCGCCGCCGCCTTGATCGCACTTGAACCGGCAGAAAACCTCGGCAAAAAAGTGGTCTATACCGACACCGGCTTGATCCTTGCGGGCTTCATCATCGAGAAGCTGACCGGAAAAACGGTGGCCGAAAACTTTGAGAAACGCATCAAGCAGCCGCTGGCCATGACGGAGAGCAGCTACGATCCGACCGAACCGATGCGTTGCGTTCCGACGCAAAACCATCCGACCAGAGGGGTGATCCGCGGCATGGTGCACGACCCCAAAGCGTTGGTTTTGGGTGGGCATTGCGGAAGCGCCGGTTTGTTTGCGCCGATGCAGGATCTGATCCGTTTCAGCCAAATGATGCTGCATTTCGGGGAGTGGGAGGGCCAACGTATTTTGCGGAAAGAGACTGTCCAAGCTTTGCTTCGGGATTGGGGAAGCGTTCCGGGCCAGCCGCGCTCCTTGGGATGGAATCTGTTTCACGAAGGGGACGATTTTGTGTTGTGGCATACCGGCTACACCGGCACGTTCATGATACTGGATCCGACTCGGCAAAAAGGATTTTTGCTGCTTTCGAACCGGGTCCACCTCCAAGACCACAGGCCAGAATGGATAGCGGTCCGCGACGAGCTGATCTCCGTTTACTTGAAGGAATCTGCTGAGGAAAAAGAAAAATAA
- a CDS encoding solute carrier family 23 protein: protein MAINQKPLLLDVDEKPEVLKGILLSFQHVFAMFGATILVPLILGMPVSIALFASGIGTLIYQVATKAKVPVYLGSSFAYITAMAVAMEQMDGDIKAAQTGVVMVGLVYVLIAGLVKVLGTKWIDKLLPPIVIGPMIMVIGLGLASSAVTNAGFVADGDIRHIIVAVATFLITSFINTKGKGFFKIIPFLIGIIGGYVIALFMGLVDFQPVLDAKWFELPGFYLPFETPWFGSYDLYFGPETLAIIPVALVTISEHIGDHTVLGKICNRQFLKDPGLSRTLIGDGVATAVSAFIGGPANTTYGENTGVIGMTRIASVSVIRNAAFIAIGLSFFGKFTALISTIPTSVLGGMSILLYGVIASNGLKVLIEEQIDFNHVRNLIIASSMLVLGLGGAVLDIAGIVTLSGTALSAIAGIILNLVLPHEEAYNPKHPLQKKEEHKHKH, encoded by the coding sequence ATGGCAATCAACCAAAAACCGTTATTATTGGACGTGGATGAAAAACCGGAAGTGCTGAAAGGCATTCTGCTGAGTTTTCAGCACGTCTTTGCAATGTTCGGAGCGACAATATTAGTTCCGCTTATTCTAGGGATGCCCGTTTCGATCGCTTTGTTCGCGAGCGGAATCGGCACGCTGATCTATCAGGTGGCGACAAAAGCGAAAGTTCCCGTTTATCTGGGTTCCTCATTCGCCTACATCACGGCTATGGCTGTAGCGATGGAACAAATGGACGGAGACATTAAAGCCGCACAGACTGGTGTCGTCATGGTGGGACTTGTCTATGTCCTGATTGCTGGACTTGTCAAAGTGCTTGGCACAAAATGGATCGACAAATTACTGCCGCCGATCGTCATCGGACCGATGATCATGGTCATCGGTTTGGGCTTGGCTTCGTCTGCAGTGACCAACGCTGGTTTCGTTGCTGACGGCGATATCCGCCACATTATCGTGGCGGTCGCAACCTTCCTGATCACATCGTTCATCAATACGAAAGGGAAAGGCTTCTTCAAAATCATTCCTTTCCTGATCGGAATCATCGGAGGTTATGTCATCGCGCTTTTCATGGGGCTGGTCGATTTCCAACCTGTGTTGGATGCGAAATGGTTCGAACTTCCAGGATTCTATCTACCGTTCGAAACGCCATGGTTCGGTTCTTATGACTTGTATTTCGGCCCGGAAACGTTGGCCATCATCCCAGTCGCATTAGTGACCATTTCGGAACATATCGGTGACCACACTGTCTTGGGCAAAATCTGTAACCGTCAATTCTTGAAGGATCCGGGTCTTTCCCGCACGCTCATCGGTGACGGTGTGGCGACTGCCGTGTCGGCATTCATCGGTGGACCGGCGAATACGACATACGGTGAAAACACCGGTGTCATTGGAATGACGCGTATCGCATCCGTTTCCGTCATCCGTAATGCCGCCTTCATCGCAATCGGCTTGAGCTTCTTCGGGAAATTCACGGCGCTGATTTCAACCATCCCGACATCCGTGTTGGGCGGGATGTCCATCCTGCTGTATGGTGTCATCGCCAGCAACGGTCTGAAAGTGCTCATCGAGGAACAGATCGACTTCAACCATGTCCGCAATCTGATCATCGCCAGTTCGATGTTGGTGCTTGGCTTGGGTGGAGCGGTTCTGGACATCGCGGGCATTGTTACCTTGTCAGGGACAGCTTTGAGCGCGATTGCCGGCATCATCCTGAATTTGGTTCTGCCGCATGAAGAAGCCTACAATCCCAAACATCCGCTTCAGAAAAAAGAAGAGCATAAACATAAACATTAA
- a CDS encoding U32 family peptidase produces MRTITKKPEVLAPGGTLEKLKTAIHYGADAVYIGGEAYGLRSRAGNFDYEEMAEAVAFAHSHGSKVYVAANMVTHEGNEEGAGEFFRTIRDIGIDAVLISDPALMEIAVADAPGLPIHLSTQASATNYQTLNFWASEGLERIVLAREVSMAEIQEMNEKTDVEIEAFVHGAMCISYSGRCVLSNHMSNRDANRGGCAQSCRWKYGLFDMPLLGQQNPVGAGEEGIEEKFSMSAVDLSMLEHLPDLIESGVDSLKIEGRMKSIHYVSTVVNVYRKAVDAYCADPDHYELKQEWVDELWKVAQRELATGFFYKDPTEDEQLFGQRRKIPRYGFVGQVMAYDPETQMATIQQRNNFGVGDEIEFYGPGLRHNKLTVEAIWNEHDEAIDRAPNAMMIVKMKVPFVVERFDMIRKKK; encoded by the coding sequence ATGCGAACAATAACAAAGAAGCCCGAGGTCTTGGCCCCGGGCGGAACATTGGAAAAATTGAAGACAGCCATCCACTACGGAGCTGACGCCGTCTATATCGGCGGAGAAGCGTACGGCTTGCGCAGCCGCGCAGGCAACTTCGACTATGAGGAGATGGCGGAAGCAGTCGCTTTTGCGCATAGCCACGGTTCGAAAGTCTATGTTGCCGCGAATATGGTCACCCATGAAGGCAACGAGGAAGGCGCAGGCGAATTCTTCCGCACAATCCGCGATATCGGCATCGATGCGGTGCTGATTTCGGATCCCGCACTGATGGAAATCGCCGTGGCCGATGCGCCAGGCTTACCGATCCATTTGTCGACCCAGGCTTCGGCGACCAACTACCAGACACTCAATTTCTGGGCGAGCGAAGGCTTGGAACGCATCGTTTTGGCCCGTGAAGTATCGATGGCAGAAATCCAGGAAATGAACGAGAAAACCGATGTCGAAATCGAAGCCTTCGTCCACGGGGCGATGTGCATTTCCTACTCGGGACGTTGTGTCCTTTCCAACCACATGTCGAACCGTGACGCCAACCGCGGAGGCTGCGCGCAGTCTTGCCGTTGGAAATACGGCCTGTTCGATATGCCGTTGTTGGGGCAACAGAACCCTGTAGGTGCCGGTGAAGAAGGCATCGAAGAGAAATTCTCTATGAGTGCCGTCGATCTTTCGATGCTGGAGCACCTGCCCGATCTGATCGAGAGCGGCGTCGACAGCCTGAAAATCGAAGGGCGCATGAAATCGATCCACTACGTGTCGACTGTAGTCAACGTCTACCGCAAAGCCGTGGATGCTTACTGCGCCGATCCGGACCATTACGAATTGAAGCAGGAATGGGTGGATGAATTATGGAAAGTCGCCCAACGCGAATTGGCGACCGGCTTCTTCTACAAGGACCCGACAGAGGATGAACAGCTCTTCGGCCAGCGCCGCAAAATTCCGCGCTACGGTTTCGTCGGCCAAGTGATGGCATACGATCCGGAAACGCAGATGGCAACTATTCAGCAACGGAACAATTTCGGTGTCGGAGACGAAATCGAATTCTACGGTCCCGGCCTGCGCCACAACAAACTGACTGTGGAAGCCATCTGGAACGAACACGATGAAGCGATCGACCGTGCGCCCAACGCCATGATGATCGTAAAGATGAAAGTTCCTTTCGTGGTTGAGCGTTTCGATATGATCCGCAAAAAGAAATAA
- a CDS encoding MFS transporter, which yields MGYFKQRLYQQYVILFIFYFMSLAALSSLITVYMRGLGKSGSEISFVLILSNIIALIIQGLIGYSNEKWGTHKTVTVYILISSVISCGLFFFTGNWLFGIVYGLANAITLGLAPLFDVLAANSPYKFGQIRLWGTIGYAAGQQISGIIYDFVSPKSIFVLYLVCYLSSILFLYLLPKPTLPIDPPQDLSEKKEEASGGNTIRNIFQNKLFITYLILAFIIFGTNTVNTSYLPLLLTDTGAPVALVSTTLTVALFAEVIAMAFSHRFMDHFTNKQLLLAILFLSGTEYLINFLSDDFLVLSIATVLTKFFASGTFIMLNLKMVSTLLNRKLIATGTAVVAMLSRNIGTIFFQLMAGPVIDQIGLNYLYLILFVFTVIASVIGLLFKVPAQPKERLFS from the coding sequence ATGGGGTATTTTAAGCAACGCCTGTATCAGCAATACGTGATATTATTCATCTTCTATTTTATGTCCCTGGCGGCATTATCCTCATTGATTACGGTCTACATGCGGGGCCTGGGAAAAAGCGGTTCGGAAATTTCATTCGTCCTTATCCTTTCAAACATAATCGCACTCATCATCCAAGGACTTATCGGTTATTCAAATGAGAAATGGGGGACACACAAAACCGTTACGGTCTACATCCTGATTTCTTCCGTCATCAGCTGCGGCCTCTTTTTCTTCACAGGCAACTGGCTCTTCGGGATCGTGTACGGATTGGCGAATGCCATCACTTTGGGGCTTGCGCCGCTGTTCGATGTGCTTGCGGCCAACAGTCCTTACAAATTCGGCCAAATTCGCCTCTGGGGAACGATCGGTTATGCAGCCGGTCAACAGATTTCCGGTATCATCTACGATTTTGTATCCCCGAAGTCCATTTTCGTGCTCTATCTTGTCTGCTATCTTTCGAGCATCCTGTTCTTGTATCTGTTGCCCAAACCGACGCTACCGATTGACCCTCCACAGGATTTATCCGAAAAAAAGGAGGAAGCTTCCGGAGGCAATACGATCAGGAATATATTCCAGAACAAACTGTTCATCACCTATCTGATTTTGGCGTTCATCATTTTCGGTACGAACACAGTCAACACCAGTTATCTGCCGCTGCTTCTGACCGATACGGGCGCTCCGGTCGCACTCGTCAGCACGACCCTGACAGTGGCTCTTTTTGCGGAAGTCATCGCGATGGCTTTTTCGCACCGCTTCATGGACCATTTCACGAACAAGCAGCTCCTGTTGGCCATTCTCTTCCTGTCCGGAACAGAGTACCTGATCAATTTCCTGTCGGATGACTTTTTGGTGCTTTCGATAGCGACCGTCCTTACCAAGTTTTTCGCTTCCGGAACCTTCATCATGCTGAACCTGAAGATGGTCTCAACCCTGTTGAACCGCAAATTGATTGCTACAGGGACGGCGGTCGTCGCCATGCTCTCCAGGAACATCGGCACCATCTTCTTCCAATTGATGGCCGGCCCTGTGATCGATCAGATCGGGCTCAATTACCTTTATCTGATCCTTTTCGTCTTTACGGTCATCGCTTCGGTGATCGGTCTATTGTTCAAAGTTCCGGCGCAGCCGAAAGAACGCCTCTTTTCTTGA
- a CDS encoding 5-methyltetrahydropteroyltriglutamate--homocysteine S-methyltransferase has protein sequence MNLSYVLAQHHAQGRIFLQKNRRKKETIMTTQTTLNRTKAPFRADHVGSFLRPESIKKARKELAEGKITKEALREIENAEIIRIIDKQIALGYKGITDGEFRRSYWHFDFLENLLGFEGYLAAQGKQFHNVVTSAHSVRNIGKIAFNPEHPFFADYAFLAEAVGDRAVAKVSIPSPNQLIRLGFRNEDIYPTLEEYAADLQQAYRDTILHFYSLGNRYIQIDDTFWGDLCSDKALEIFGSQETYDELKRVATENVKSIQIGLPEDLVVTTHICRGNFRSSYSQEGAYEPVAKELFGETGFDGFFLEYDTDRAGGFEPLRYYKGDSQIILGLITSKTPELEDIDEVKARIAEATKYVPLEQLCLSPQCGFASTEEGNNLTEEQQWAKLALVKQIADEVWGA, from the coding sequence ATGAATCTTTCATACGTCCTTGCGCAGCATCATGCGCAAGGACGTATTTTTTTACAAAAAAACAGACGAAAGAAGGAAACGATCATGACAACCCAAACAACTTTAAACAGAACCAAGGCGCCGTTCCGCGCAGACCACGTAGGCAGCTTCTTGCGTCCCGAAAGCATCAAAAAAGCCCGCAAAGAGCTGGCAGAAGGAAAAATCACGAAGGAAGCCCTTCGCGAAATCGAAAATGCTGAAATCATACGCATCATCGACAAACAGATTGCGCTTGGCTACAAAGGCATCACGGACGGCGAGTTCAGACGCTCTTATTGGCATTTCGATTTCCTTGAGAACCTGTTGGGCTTTGAAGGTTACCTTGCGGCGCAGGGCAAACAATTCCACAACGTTGTGACCAGCGCCCACAGCGTGCGCAATATCGGCAAGATCGCCTTTAATCCGGAACACCCTTTCTTCGCCGACTATGCCTTCTTGGCTGAGGCGGTAGGCGACAGAGCTGTTGCAAAAGTATCGATCCCGAGCCCGAACCAATTGATCCGTCTCGGTTTCCGCAACGAAGACATTTATCCTACCTTGGAGGAGTACGCTGCCGACCTGCAGCAAGCATACCGCGACACGATCCTGCACTTCTATTCGCTGGGGAACCGTTACATCCAGATCGATGACACGTTCTGGGGTGACCTTTGCTCGGACAAGGCACTGGAAATCTTTGGTTCCCAAGAAACCTACGATGAATTGAAGCGCGTCGCCACCGAAAACGTTAAAAGCATCCAGATTGGTCTGCCTGAAGATTTGGTCGTCACGACGCATATCTGCCGCGGCAATTTCCGTTCATCTTATTCACAAGAGGGTGCTTATGAGCCTGTTGCGAAAGAACTGTTCGGCGAAACCGGCTTTGATGGTTTCTTCCTGGAATACGACACAGACCGCGCCGGCGGGTTCGAACCTTTACGCTACTACAAAGGCGACAGCCAAATCATCCTGGGCTTGATCACTTCAAAGACACCGGAATTGGAAGATATCGACGAAGTCAAAGCGCGCATCGCTGAAGCAACCAAGTATGTACCGTTGGAGCAATTATGCCTGAGCCCGCAATGCGGCTTCGCTTCGACTGAAGAAGGCAACAATCTGACGGAAGAGCAACAGTGGGCGAAACTGGCTTTGGTCAAGCAGATCGCTGACGAAGTCTGGGGCGCCTGA
- a CDS encoding metalloregulator ArsR/SmtB family transcription factor, with the protein MDYENYAKVAKALADPKRVKIVDMLSCGAMCACDILEHFDFTQPTLSHHINLLVKAGLVTTEKSGTWHYYDLNKDAFEKFKVDTVELMADTPACICEPVRSKAMCRTEAKEN; encoded by the coding sequence ATGGATTATGAAAATTATGCAAAAGTCGCAAAAGCTTTGGCTGACCCGAAGCGCGTCAAAATTGTCGATATGCTTTCCTGCGGGGCCATGTGTGCCTGCGACATACTGGAACACTTCGATTTTACCCAGCCAACTTTGTCCCATCACATCAATCTGTTGGTGAAGGCGGGACTGGTGACGACAGAAAAATCCGGCACGTGGCATTATTACGATCTGAATAAAGACGCCTTCGAAAAATTCAAAGTGGACACGGTGGAACTGATGGCCGATACACCGGCCTGCATCTGCGAACCCGTGCGTTCAAAAGCAATGTGCAGAACGGAAGCGAAAGAAAACTGA
- a CDS encoding permease, which translates to MGVFQWLNDQLLKMQWLSDLVGMLVRDVFGLDLTSRVGGSIHFFIYDVIKIFILLSVLIFFISYVQSFFPPERTKKILSRFDGITANILAALLGTITPFCSCSSIPLFIGFTGSGLPLSVTFSFLISSPLVDLASIILLASIFNWKIAIAYVVVGLVLAVVGGTFIGKVHLEDQVESFVFGSPTVELEEAELTRKDRVDYAFDQVKEVVQKVWLYVLLGVGIGAAIHNWIPESVITALLGQDKWYSVLVATFVGVPMYADIFGTLPISEALVARGVGLGTVLSFMMGVTALSLPSMVMLKQVVKPKLLGLFFGIVAVGIIIIGYLFNFLGPIFI; encoded by the coding sequence ATGGGAGTTTTTCAATGGTTAAATGATCAGTTATTAAAAATGCAATGGCTCAGTGATCTGGTCGGTATGCTTGTCCGGGATGTCTTCGGATTGGATCTCACCAGCAGGGTAGGCGGCAGCATCCACTTCTTCATCTACGATGTCATCAAAATCTTCATCCTGCTGTCGGTTTTGATTTTCTTCATTTCATACGTGCAAAGTTTCTTCCCGCCAGAGCGGACGAAGAAAATCCTGAGCCGATTTGATGGGATCACCGCCAATATCCTGGCGGCATTGCTGGGGACGATTACACCGTTCTGTTCCTGTTCCTCGATTCCGCTTTTCATCGGTTTCACTGGATCAGGATTGCCGTTGAGCGTGACCTTTTCGTTTCTGATCTCTTCGCCGTTGGTCGATCTGGCATCGATCATCCTCTTGGCCAGCATCTTCAACTGGAAGATTGCCATTGCGTATGTCGTTGTCGGTTTGGTTCTTGCGGTTGTAGGCGGGACCTTCATCGGGAAAGTGCATCTGGAAGATCAGGTAGAGTCCTTTGTGTTCGGCAGCCCGACGGTTGAACTGGAGGAAGCCGAGTTGACCAGGAAAGATCGGGTGGATTATGCCTTTGATCAGGTGAAGGAAGTCGTCCAGAAAGTATGGCTTTACGTGCTTCTCGGGGTCGGCATCGGGGCGGCCATCCATAACTGGATTCCCGAATCCGTCATAACGGCTCTGTTGGGTCAGGATAAATGGTATTCGGTATTGGTCGCAACGTTTGTCGGAGTTCCGATGTACGCGGATATTTTCGGGACACTGCCCATTTCTGAAGCCCTTGTTGCAAGAGGGGTCGGATTGGGGACCGTATTATCCTTCATGATGGGCGTAACGGCATTGTCCTTGCCGTCGATGGTCATGCTTAAGCAGGTCGTTAAGCCTAAATTGCTCGGCCTTTTCTTCGGAATCGTGGCTGTCGGCATCATCATCATCGGCTATCTGTTCAATTTCCTTGGACCGATATTTATTTAA
- a CDS encoding thioredoxin family protein — protein sequence MEIKILGPGCRNCEKLQANAAEALKKIGMEATIIKVEDPKEIAKYGIMQTPGLVINEKVVSYGRILTPKHIAELLQKGQTEKK from the coding sequence ATGGAAATCAAAATATTGGGACCGGGGTGCCGGAACTGCGAAAAATTGCAAGCCAATGCAGCCGAGGCGCTTAAAAAGATCGGCATGGAAGCAACCATCATCAAAGTGGAGGACCCGAAAGAAATCGCAAAGTACGGCATCATGCAGACTCCGGGGCTGGTCATCAATGAGAAGGTCGTCTCGTATGGGCGGATCCTGACGCCCAAGCATATTGCAGAGCTCCTGCAAAAGGGGCAAACAGAGAAAAAATGA
- a CDS encoding IS30 family transposase, whose amino-acid sequence MATQKHLTLEDRYAIQHALEKRHSFRTIARSLDKDPTTISKEVRRHRQSRYYVGQGRIPNRCIHRQHCTITSLCANKKCRKASCSLCNQCNSVCADFEEELCPRLNQSPYVCNGCKTRDSCTLMKSFYKAQEAQQTYAQTLSDSRTGISLTEEELAYVDALVSPLIKQNQSIHHICVHNADRLQICERTLYTLVDRCYLKARNIDLVRKPRFRLRKKKVEKKIDKACRTGRTMVDYKRYMEEQEDVATVQMDTVEGRKGGKVLLTLHFTNCHLMLMYLRDRNTSQTVIDVFNKLEEDLGEAVFRKLFPVVLTDNGSEFSNPTALEANQRTKIFYCDANAPYQKGQIEKNHTLIRYALPKGTSFDGLTQEDVQLLACHINSYARQKLNDKSPAESFSFLYGADFLRNLGIELIPPHTINLSPSLFKKEGLSDGN is encoded by the coding sequence ATGGCAACACAGAAACATTTAACCCTTGAAGATCGTTACGCCATTCAACACGCACTCGAAAAACGCCACTCCTTCCGTACCATCGCCCGCTCCCTAGACAAAGACCCGACCACCATTTCCAAAGAAGTCAGACGGCATCGCCAGAGCAGATACTATGTGGGCCAGGGCCGCATCCCCAATCGCTGCATCCATCGCCAACACTGCACCATCACTAGCCTTTGCGCCAATAAGAAATGCCGGAAGGCATCCTGCAGCCTCTGCAATCAGTGCAACAGTGTCTGCGCCGACTTTGAGGAAGAACTTTGCCCGCGCCTCAATCAATCCCCGTATGTCTGCAACGGCTGCAAAACGAGGGATTCCTGTACCCTGATGAAGTCTTTCTATAAAGCACAGGAAGCCCAACAGACTTACGCACAGACTTTGTCTGATTCCCGTACAGGCATCAGCCTGACAGAAGAGGAGCTTGCGTATGTGGACGCGCTTGTGTCGCCACTGATCAAACAAAACCAATCGATTCATCACATTTGCGTACACAATGCCGACCGACTGCAGATTTGCGAAAGGACCCTCTACACGCTGGTTGACCGGTGCTACCTTAAAGCCAGAAACATTGATTTAGTGCGTAAACCACGTTTCCGGTTGCGCAAGAAGAAGGTCGAAAAGAAAATCGACAAAGCTTGCCGTACTGGCCGAACGATGGTGGATTACAAACGGTACATGGAAGAACAGGAAGACGTTGCGACTGTCCAAATGGACACCGTAGAAGGCAGAAAAGGAGGGAAAGTTCTCCTCACCCTCCACTTCACGAACTGCCACCTGATGTTGATGTACCTGCGTGACCGCAACACGTCCCAGACTGTCATCGATGTTTTTAATAAGTTGGAGGAAGACTTAGGCGAAGCGGTCTTCCGCAAGTTGTTTCCGGTTGTCCTAACGGACAATGGCAGCGAGTTTTCAAACCCCACAGCCCTGGAAGCCAACCAACGGACAAAAATTTTCTACTGTGATGCCAACGCCCCTTATCAAAAGGGGCAGATTGAGAAGAACCATACCTTAATCCGGTACGCCTTGCCTAAAGGAACCAGCTTTGATGGGCTCACGCAAGAGGATGTCCAACTGTTGGCCTGTCATATCAATTCCTACGCAAGACAAAAGCTAAACGACAAATCCCCTGCGGAGTCGTTTAGCTTCCTTTACGGAGCTGATTTCCTCCGTAACTTGGGTATAGAACTAATCCCACCTCATACAATAAACCTATCCCCCTCGCTATTCAAGAAAGAAGGTTTGTCAGATGGCAACTAA
- a CDS encoding metalloregulator ArsR/SmtB family transcription factor has translation MTIEYKTYAKCLKVLSDETRLEIMDLLSEGEMCACALLDQFSITQPTLSYHMKMMKDCGLVDSRKDGIWVKYSVNHEKLDELKDFFQTMAKQNTTV, from the coding sequence ATGACGATTGAATACAAAACTTACGCGAAATGCCTGAAAGTCTTATCGGACGAAACCAGATTGGAAATCATGGATTTACTGTCGGAAGGGGAAATGTGCGCCTGTGCGTTATTGGATCAGTTTTCGATCACACAACCGACTTTATCCTATCACATGAAAATGATGAAGGATTGTGGCTTGGTGGACAGCAGGAAAGACGGCATTTGGGTCAAATACTCCGTGAATCATGAAAAGTTGGATGAGTTGAAGGACTTTTTTCAGACCATGGCAAAACAAAACACCACTGTATAA